Proteins from a genomic interval of Triticum urartu cultivar G1812 unplaced genomic scaffold, Tu2.1 TuUngrouped_contig_5486, whole genome shotgun sequence:
- the LOC125529286 gene encoding E3 ubiquitin-protein ligase SIRP1-like, whose amino-acid sequence MEEGQESRYWCHSCAEVIVPVEPEKKCPDCDGGFVEEMGSEGFEPSTNVRSERNLSLWAPLLLGMMGGSSRRSRPQRDMMDSSSDEDSRQARIRSALRDTDDEDEDDDDDSDRELEDMIRRRRRRGSSLVRLLQTLRDDLRGLDGIGRDRDRDRDRDSERDRERERERRDRERRERERARRERERARERDRGGERTESLILINSNNEAIILQGTFGPSDNQENSSNTSTGVSLGDYFLGPGLDMLLQRLADSDLNRSGTPPAKKESVAALPTVNIQEVLGCTVCLEEFEMGTEAKEMPCQHKFHSNCILPWLELHSSCPICRFQLPTEESKNPCESGSGGGTVSADGDHAESSNSDIEGANHDGGSLLDESSINDRDVTSALNAIFGDGSSSSSSDENGPRASES is encoded by the coding sequence ATGGAAGAAGGTCAGGAAAGCAGGTACTGGTGCCACAGCTGCGCTGAGGTGATTGTTCCTGTGGAGCCGGAGAAGAAGTGCCCGGACTGTGATGGCGGGTTTGTGGAAGAGATGGGGTCTGAGGGCTTTGAGCCGTCCACAAACGTGAGGTCTGAGCGGAACCTCTCGCTCTGGGCCCCGCTGCTGCTTGGGATGATGGGTGGTTCATCGCGGCGGTCGAGGCCCCAGAGGGATATGATGGATTCTTCTTCTGATGAGGACTCACGCCAAGCAAGGATCAGAAGTGCGCTGAGGGATACTGATGAtgaggatgaagatgatgatgatgattctGACCGTGAGCTTGAAGACATGATTAGGAGGCGAAGGAGGAGGGGCTCGTCGCTTGTCAGGCTGCTCCAGACCCTCCGTGATGACTTAAGGGGCTTGGATGGCATTGGCAGGGACAGGGACAGGGACAGGGACAGGGACAGCGAGAGAGACCGGGAGAGGGAAAGGGAACGAAGGGACAGGGAGagaagggagagggagagggctagaagagagagggagagagcaAGGGAGAGAGACCGAGGGGGAGAAAGGACAGAGAGCTTAATACTGATCAACTCCAACAATGAGGCCATTATTCTCCAAGGAACATTTGGACCTAGTGACAACCAAGAGAACTCAAGCAACACAAGTACTGGCGTTTCACTTGGAGACTACTTTCTTGGTCCTGGCCTGGATATGCTCTTGCAGCGTTTGGCAGACAGTGACCTGAATCGTTCTGGGACCCCGCCTGCCAAAAAGGAATCTGTGGCAGCATTGCCAACTGTGAACATCCAGGAAGTATTGGGCTGTACAGTCTGTCTTGAGGAGTTTGAAATGGGGACGGAGGCGAAGGAGATGCCTTGCCAACACAAGTTTCACTCCAATTGCATCCTTCCATGGCTGGAGCTCCACAGTTCTTGCCCAATTTGTCGATTTCAGTTGCCTACCGAGGAGTCAAAGAACCCATGTGAATCAGGCAGTGGTGGTGGGACAGTGAGTGCTGATGGAGATCATGCTGAGTCAAGTAATAGTGATATAGAAGGTGCTAACCATGATGGAGGCAGTCTGCTTGATGAAAGTTCAATAAATGATAGAGATGTGACGTCTGCGTTGAACGCGATCTTCGGAGATGGATCCTCATCATCCTCATCTGATGAAAATGGTCCA